One Candidatus Woesearchaeota archaeon genomic window, TTGGCAGTACCGCCTTCAACAATTCCTGAAATAAATGAGGTGTTGAAAGAGGGCTTGGGGTTATGAGTGAAACTGAAAACTCTCAGGATGAGGTAATTAGAAAGGAGTATGAATTTAAAAAACAGGTTTCCAGTTTCTTTATGTCTAAAGGCTATTTAATTAGTCCCGGTTTTTTGGATAATTTACCTACTGGTTTTGATTGTGAATTTTTTTTGAAACTTCTTGAAAAACATCTTGGTAATAATATAACGGTTTTAACAAAGGATATTCTTAATTCAATTATTTTAAATGAAAAAATGCCTGATATTAATTGGAAAGAGTTTGAGAAAGCGAGAGTTGCTCAAGAGAAAGGAAGGGACAATAAAGTCTATGACACTTTTTTGAATATTATTAATTATAAACAAAATAATGGAAATATTTCTAATGATTTGATTAAGTTGGTCAAGGCTGAAGAGCCAGAAAATGATTTAACTTTTCCAGAAGATGAAATGGGATCTAATGTTGTGATTGTGAAATCTTATGCTGAAAATTCTCAGAAAAGAGAGGTTCAAGATTTTGTTTCTTATTTTAGAAAAAGATATGATGCACTTAAAAAAATATTGCAAACTAGAATGGAATTAGAAAATGCTATTTCAATAAGTAGATTAAAAAATGTTGAAAATGAAAGTGTTGCTCTGATAGGGATGATAAATGGGAGAAGAATTACTAAAAATGGAAATTTAATTTTTGAAATAGAAGATTTGACGGGAAAGGTTAATGTTCTGGTTAATAAAAATAGAAAAGATCTTTTTGAAAAAGCAGAGTATGTTGTTTTGGATGAAGTTGTGGGTGTGAAGGGAAAACAAGGGAAAGGAATGGTTTTTGTTGATGAATTAATATTCCCTGATGTGCCTTTGACTAAAGAGTATAGGAAAGCTTCTGAAGAGGTTTATGCTGCATTTACAGCAGATTTTCATACGGGTTCTATGATGTATTTGAAAGAAGATGTTGAGAAATTTTTGAAGTGGGTAAATTGTGAAATTGGAAGTGATGAGCAAAAAAGGGTTGCGAAAAATTTAAAGTATTTGTTTATCGTTGGTGATGTTGTTGATGGTGTCGGAGTGTATCCTAATCAAGAAAATGATTTAATGATACAAGATATATATGAACAATATAAAGAGTTTGTTGAGGTTATAAAAAAAATACCTAGTTATATTAATGTGATAATCTCTCCAGGAAACCATGATTCTACAAGAATTTCTGAACCGCAACCTGCATTGCATAAAGAGTTTGTTTCTGAGTTATATGATTTACCTAATGTAAAATTAGTAAGCAACCCATCAATTGTAAATATTCATTCTTCAAAATCTTTTCCTGGATTTGATGTTTTAGTTTATCATGGTTCGAGTTTTATTTATTATGGGGATCAAATAGATAAAATAAGATCCCAGGGCGGAACTAAAAGAACAGATTTAATTATGAAATTATTATTGCAAAAAAGACATTTAGCACCCACACACACTTCAACGTTGTATATTCCTTTTACTGAGGAAGATCCTCTTGTTATTGAGAGAGTTCCCGATTTTTTTATTACTGGACATTTGCATAGAACTGTTGCAACTACATATAATAATATTACATTGATAGGTTGTAGTTGTTGGCAAGGAAGGACAGAGAATATGGAAAAGTTAGGAATATATCCCGATCCTTCAAGATTGACTGTTGTAAATTTAAATACGCGAGAGATGAAGATGTTGAACTTCAAATAAGACGAGCCTTTACAAATGTCTACCATCTGCGATAGGCCATAAAAAATTAAAACTGAGGTTTAAATGAAAAGTTCAATTTATTGAACTATTATTTTTTAAAGAAAAATGAAAAGCGAAATTGCAATGAGCGCAAGGATGAAAGAGTATTTTGATCAGATTGAGTTAGAAGTAAATAGAGCTTATGCTATTGCAAATCAAGCTAGAAGTTTAGGATTAGATCCTGATTGTGAAGTTTCAATTCCTTTGGCAAGTAATATGGCTGAGAGAGTAGAGGCTTTAGTCGGTGTTGTTGCTTCGGATTTAACAGGTGGAAAATTAAGTGCAAGGATATCTGAAATTGAAAAAGAAAGAGGCGGACAAGATTGGAGAGTAGCATTTCAAATTTCTTTAGAAGTTGCACAAGAAAAGTTCTGCAAGTTTAAAGATAAGAAAGAAGCTTGTGAAGTTGCATTGAGAGTTGGTCTGGCATATTTAACTAATGGTGTTGTTGCGAGTCCACTTGAAGGTTTTGTAAGGTTAGAATTGAAAAAAAGGATGGATAATACTGGAGAATTTTTTGCTTTGTTTTTTTCAGGACCAATAAGAAGTGCTGGAACTACTGCAACATGTATTTTTGTTGCACTTGCTGATTATGTTAGAAGAAATATGGGTTATGCTGTTTATGATCCAACTGAAGAAGAAGTGAATAGATATGCGTCTGAATTAGAATTTTATCATGAGAGAATAACTAATTTGCAGTATCTTCCAAGTAAAGATGAAATTGTTTTTATGATTCAACATTTACCTGTCCAAATAGATGGTGATGGTTCTGAAGATTTAGAAGTTAATAATTATAAAGATGTTCCAAGGTTTGCAACTAATCGGTTAAGAAACGGGGTTTGTTTGGTTATTGGTGAAGGTTTGACTCAGAAGGCTTCTAAGTTTTATGGTAAATTTGATAAGTATAAAAAAGAATTGGGAATGAAAGACTGGGAGTTTTTAGAAGAATTTGTAAAGTTGCAGAAAAATATTAGAGCTAAGAAAAAGACTACTGAAGAAAGTAAAGAAAAAGTAAAACCTGATTATAATTTTATTAAAGATTTAGTTGCAGGAAGACCTGTTGTTACATATCCTTTGAGAACGGGCGGATTAAGATTAAGATACGGAAGAAGTAGAGTAAAT contains:
- a CDS encoding metallophosphoesterase, whose product is MSETENSQDEVIRKEYEFKKQVSSFFMSKGYLISPGFLDNLPTGFDCEFFLKLLEKHLGNNITVLTKDILNSIILNEKMPDINWKEFEKARVAQEKGRDNKVYDTFLNIINYKQNNGNISNDLIKLVKAEEPENDLTFPEDEMGSNVVIVKSYAENSQKREVQDFVSYFRKRYDALKKILQTRMELENAISISRLKNVENESVALIGMINGRRITKNGNLIFEIEDLTGKVNVLVNKNRKDLFEKAEYVVLDEVVGVKGKQGKGMVFVDELIFPDVPLTKEYRKASEEVYAAFTADFHTGSMMYLKEDVEKFLKWVNCEIGSDEQKRVAKNLKYLFIVGDVVDGVGVYPNQENDLMIQDIYEQYKEFVEVIKKIPSYINVIISPGNHDSTRISEPQPALHKEFVSELYDLPNVKLVSNPSIVNIHSSKSFPGFDVLVYHGSSFIYYGDQIDKIRSQGGTKRTDLIMKLLLQKRHLAPTHTSTLYIPFTEEDPLVIERVPDFFITGHLHRTVATTYNNITLIGCSCWQGRTENMEKLGIYPDPSRLTVVNLNTREMKMLNFK